In the Schaalia hyovaginalis genome, CGCTCCTCTCAACACCCTTGAACCAACGAGCTCTTCCTTGTGCGGCCCCATGAACTCTGCCAAACCCTCGAGCGCCGCGCGCTGCTCATCGGGCAGGCGTCCATCCGCCCTCGGTCCCACATTCAGGAGGAGACGGCCACCTTTCGCGACGACGTCGACGAGATGCCGGACCGCAGAAGGTCCGTCGAGATACTGGTCTGCCCCCTCATTGCGATTGAAACCGAAGGACAGACCGACGCCTCTGCAGTTCTCCCACATCGCAGCATCTTCTGACTCCGAGAAATGCTGATACTCCGACGTGAGGAAGTCGGCGTGGACCCCTCCATAACGATCATTCGTTACTCCTTCGGGGCAGACCGAGTAGAAGTGCTCCATCAACCGACCGAGTCCGAATTCGCCGAAATTCTTTCCTTCGTCGGGCCAATCGATGTCGTTCCAGAAGACGTCGGGACGATAGCGATCAATGAGATCACGCGACTGAACGAAGGCGTAGCGCGCATACTCGGCATCGCGAGGTCGATAGGTATTCTCGCACTGCTCTTGAGTGAGAATCGGCGGGAACGGCCGGTAGTGCCAGTCGAGACCACCGGAGTAGTAGAGGCCAACATGAACACCCGCCTCCCTCACAGCATCACAGAAGTCTGCGACGATATTCCGCCTCGGCCCCCGCATGACCGTGTTCCGAGTGCCGGTTTCCGGAGCATCCCATAACGTAATGCCATCATGGTGCTTCGTCGTAAGCACTGCATAATCCCCACCTGCGCGTTTGAAGAGATCGACCCACGATCGAGGATCCCAGTCGGACGCATCCCACATATCAAGGAAAGAGTCATACTCAAGAGCGCCGTAAAGGTCGCGATGGCGAACCTGTGCCGGAGAATCGTCAATCCTCATCGTGTTGTAGTACCACTCCGCATAGGAATTATGAGTGAACCACTCCGTCCAGTCCGATTCCGTGCCGAGTTCGCCATGATCTTCAGCCCAGCCTGGAACCGAATACGCACCCCAATGAACGAAAAATCCGAGCGGACTTTCCACGTACCACCTGGGCACCGGCCGCTCAAGATCCGACCAAGACTTTGCCTTGTAGTTGACTTCGGTGGGAGCGAACTCCATTTTAACGACCTCCAAACGCGCCGAGCGCAACGCCCTTTTCAAGTTGTTTCTGCAAGAACACGACGATGAAGATTGACGGGATCGTCGTCAGCGTGACCGCTGCCATCATCGGCCCCCAATCCGTTCCACGTTCGCCAGAGAACATCTGGAGGCCGAGAGGAATCGTCGCAAGATTCGCATCATTGACGACGATGAGTGGCCAAAGGAAGGTCGACCAGTAGTCAATGAAAGAGAATACAGCCACAACCATGATAGGCGCCTTGAGCAACGGCAACAGAATCTGTGTCATGATCCGAAAGTCCCCACACCCATCGATTCGGGCAGCCTCTTCGAATTCGTGCGGCAATGACATGACGAACTGTCGAATGAGGAAGGCACCGAATGCACCGAAAGCGAACGGAACGATCAAGGCGAAGTACGAGTTGACGAGGCCGAGACGCTGCATTCCGATATAGAGGGGAATCACCAGGACTTCCTGCGGAAGGACGAGCGTCCCGATGAAGAGCATGAAGAGGTGATCCCGATATTTGAACCGAAGGCGAGCGAACGCGTAGGCAGACATCGTTGACACGAATACCGAAAGCAGGGATCCGGCGATAGAGACGATAAATGAGTTGAGAATCACTCTTCCGAAGGGGATCGAGGTCAAAGCTGAAGGGTAATTTGACCATTCGATCTTGGAGCCTGTGAGAGCCGCACCCGATGAGAAGACCTCGGCGGTCGGCTTGAGCGACGTGATGATCATCCAAACGAATGGAAAGAGAAACGCAGCCGCAATGACCACAAGGAGAACAGCGCCGATCACATTGGCAACTCTTCTACCAGTAGACTTCCTGGTGTGATCACGCATCGTAGTTCACCCACTTCTTCTGTTGACTGAATTGCAGTGCCGTGAGGAGCATGACGACAACGAAAAGCACCCATGCGAGAGCAGAGGCGTATCCGAGCTTGTCGAATGCAAACCCGTTCCTGTAGAGATACAGCACGACAGTGTTCGTCGACTCGCCTGGACCTCCAGCGGTGAGGAAGTAGGGCTGAGCAAAGACTTTAAACGCCCCGATCACAGTCATGATCGTGCAGAAGAACACCGTTGGAGAGATCATCGGAAAGACGATCTGGAAGAATCGTTGGAATCCGTTCGCGCCATCGATTTCTGCCGCTTCAAGAACCGAAG is a window encoding:
- a CDS encoding carbohydrate ABC transporter permease; protein product: MRDHTRKSTGRRVANVIGAVLLVVIAAAFLFPFVWMIITSLKPTAEVFSSGAALTGSKIEWSNYPSALTSIPFGRVILNSFIVSIAGSLLSVFVSTMSAYAFARLRFKYRDHLFMLFIGTLVLPQEVLVIPLYIGMQRLGLVNSYFALIVPFAFGAFGAFLIRQFVMSLPHEFEEAARIDGCGDFRIMTQILLPLLKAPIMVVAVFSFIDYWSTFLWPLIVVNDANLATIPLGLQMFSGERGTDWGPMMAAVTLTTIPSIFIVVFLQKQLEKGVALGAFGGR
- a CDS encoding alpha-L-fucosidase; translation: MEFAPTEVNYKAKSWSDLERPVPRWYVESPLGFFVHWGAYSVPGWAEDHGELGTESDWTEWFTHNSYAEWYYNTMRIDDSPAQVRHRDLYGALEYDSFLDMWDASDWDPRSWVDLFKRAGGDYAVLTTKHHDGITLWDAPETGTRNTVMRGPRRNIVADFCDAVREAGVHVGLYYSGGLDWHYRPFPPILTQEQCENTYRPRDAEYARYAFVQSRDLIDRYRPDVFWNDIDWPDEGKNFGEFGLGRLMEHFYSVCPEGVTNDRYGGVHADFLTSEYQHFSESEDAAMWENCRGVGLSFGFNRNEGADQYLDGPSAVRHLVDVVAKGGRLLLNVGPRADGRLPDEQRAALEGLAEFMGPHKEELVGSRVLRGAFASDGWARALIHDDHAALVVDETVNVIRHLPEGYDWSRASSREAQVTCEGGRLLIKARPGIPAVICAPRS